One Ezakiella massiliensis genomic window, TTTTAATAATCTATAAAACCATTCCATGCAAATTTTTTGCACCCATTTTGGTGCCCGTTTTAAATTTCCACTAATTACATCTAAGCTTCCTCCAACGCCTATTGACATTGAAGTTAGTCCATCTAATTTTGATATAAAATATTCTTGCTTGGGAAAACCCATTGCAGAAACAACTAAGTGCGGTTTTTTCTTTTCTATATCCTTTAAAATTTCTTGCTCCTGGGGTGAATTTAATTCAAAATATCCGTTGTGGGACCCCACTATATTTAAATTTTTATAATCTTTTTTTATGTTTTGAATTGCTTGGTCCAGAGTTTCTTGTTTTGCCCCAACTATATAAATATCCAAAGCCTTTTCATCTGCTAATGATAAAATTTTCTTTAGAGTATCAAAGCCAGTTTGTCTGCCCTCACCTTCTATGCCGGCAATCTTTTGGGCAATTACAATCCCAACTCCATCTTTTAGTACGAGGCCAGCACTATTTATAAGTTCTATGAGGTTCTTGTCCTTTTTGGCCCTCATAACAATCTCTGGGTTTGGTGTGATTATTTTAAAATTATTGGACCCGGTCATATTTGACCTTAAAATTTCGTCCAGTTCATTGTCATTGATATCCGAAAATTTTACACCAAGCACATTAATTTTTCTCATTCATATCCTTTAGCAAGTCAAGTACTTCAACAGCATTTAATCTTGCCAATTCCTTTCTTTCTTCATCTTTATTTTTTATATTGTTTAAATAATCTTCATCGTCAAGGCATCTTTTTATTTCTTGGTAAACTTT contains:
- a CDS encoding WecB/TagA/CpsF family glycosyltransferase; translation: MRKINVLGVKFSDINDNELDEILRSNMTGSNNFKIITPNPEIVMRAKKDKNLIELINSAGLVLKDGVGIVIAQKIAGIEGEGRQTGFDTLKKILSLADEKALDIYIVGAKQETLDQAIQNIKKDYKNLNIVGSHNGYFELNSPQEQEILKDIEKKKPHLVVSAMGFPKQEYFISKLDGLTSMSIGVGGSLDVISGNLKRAPKWVQKICMEWFYRLLKEPSRIKRQLVIPHFLIKVVTNKKSIREEL